In Streptomyces sp. SN-593, a single genomic region encodes these proteins:
- a CDS encoding SchA/CurD-like domain-containing protein → MTTLDDRLAPPPSSAASTTARLRVVLLLDVLDGRQQQFLQAYEQIRHQVAAVPGHISDQLCQSLGNSSQWLITSEWEGSEPFLEWVESAAHRTMVEPLHGCVRDTTSLRFLVARQTPEEGAPRTAKPPAAPSSAPADEIDPLPAPPLCSGGVVRHAITFTVKPGSEPEVAKLLSDYSAPQARVDDTTRLLRTSLFMYGNRVVRAVEVAGDLGNALRHVAAQPEVRAVEAAINPYLEEERDLTAPASARAFFARAALPATGHESAAAAVPAAEGGEPLTRLAFLYPVRPGRGADAARLLGTLDAEAVADPSHPLATATVFRREDTVVRVIDVRGLPSDGPAVPGADGASGVLRELLVPGGPVDPTGLGLGGHPMTPVTDRASR, encoded by the coding sequence GTGACGACTCTGGACGACCGTCTCGCCCCACCCCCCTCCTCCGCCGCGTCGACCACCGCCCGGCTGCGCGTCGTCCTGCTGCTGGACGTGCTCGACGGCCGGCAGCAGCAGTTCCTCCAGGCGTACGAGCAGATCCGGCACCAGGTGGCGGCCGTGCCCGGGCACATCAGCGACCAGCTCTGCCAGTCCCTCGGCAACTCCTCCCAGTGGCTGATCACCAGCGAGTGGGAGGGCAGCGAGCCGTTCCTGGAGTGGGTGGAGAGCGCCGCGCACCGCACGATGGTCGAGCCGCTGCACGGCTGCGTGCGGGACACCACGTCGCTGAGGTTCCTGGTCGCGCGGCAGACTCCCGAGGAGGGCGCGCCCCGTACGGCGAAGCCGCCGGCGGCGCCTTCGTCCGCGCCGGCCGACGAGATCGACCCGCTGCCCGCGCCGCCGCTGTGCTCGGGCGGGGTGGTGCGGCACGCGATCACCTTCACGGTGAAGCCGGGCAGCGAGCCCGAGGTGGCGAAGCTGCTCTCGGACTACAGCGCCCCGCAGGCCCGGGTCGACGACACCACCCGGCTGCTGCGCACCTCGCTGTTCATGTACGGCAACCGGGTGGTGCGGGCGGTCGAGGTGGCCGGGGACCTCGGCAACGCGCTGCGGCACGTGGCGGCGCAACCCGAGGTCAGGGCCGTGGAAGCGGCGATCAACCCCTACCTGGAGGAGGAGCGCGACCTCACCGCTCCCGCCTCGGCCCGTGCCTTCTTCGCCCGGGCGGCGCTGCCGGCGACCGGCCACGAGAGCGCCGCGGCCGCGGTCCCCGCCGCGGAGGGCGGCGAGCCGCTGACCCGGCTGGCGTTCCTGTACCCCGTACGGCCCGGGCGCGGCGCCGACGCGGCCCGGCTGCTCGGCACCCTGGACGCCGAGGCCGTCGCCGACCCGTCGCACCCGCTGGCCACGGCCACGGTCTTCCGGCGCGAGGACACCGTGGTCCGGGTGATCGACGTGCGCGGGCTGCCCTCCGACGGCCCGGCCGTGCCCGGCGCCGACGGCGCGTCCGGCGTGCTGCGCGAACTCCTCGTGCCGGGCGGGCCGGTGGACCCCACCGGGCTCGGCCTCGGCGGCCACCCGATGACCCCCGTCACGGACCGCGCCTCGCGCTGA
- a CDS encoding cupin domain-containing protein, which translates to MTNEVRIVHLDDTSPNRRRGGDLRALLTPTAVGATSGFMGVAIMRPGERIGEHYHPYSEEFVYVLSGELEVDLDGVSHPLRPEQGLMIPVDMRHRFRNVGDTEARMVFHLGPLAPRPELGHVDTEETEPAAAGEVDLAPPDATKARA; encoded by the coding sequence ATGACGAACGAAGTGCGCATCGTGCACCTGGACGACACCAGCCCCAACCGCCGGCGCGGCGGCGACCTGAGGGCCCTGCTGACGCCCACCGCGGTCGGCGCGACCAGCGGCTTCATGGGGGTGGCGATCATGCGGCCGGGCGAGCGCATCGGCGAGCACTACCACCCGTACTCCGAGGAGTTCGTCTACGTGCTCAGCGGTGAGCTGGAGGTGGACCTCGACGGCGTCAGCCACCCGCTGCGACCGGAGCAGGGCCTGATGATCCCGGTGGACATGCGGCACCGCTTCCGCAACGTGGGCGACACCGAGGCGAGGATGGTCTTCCACCTCGGCCCGCTGGCCCCGCGTCCGGAGCTGGGCCACGTGGACACCGAGGAGACCGAGCCGGCGGCGGCCGGTGAGGTCGACCTGGCGCCTCCCGACGCGACCAAGGCGCGGGCGTGA
- a CDS encoding beta-ketoacyl-[acyl-carrier-protein] synthase family protein: MNGRDGRGPGPEGGRRVAVTGLGVVAPGGIGVPAFWDMLTAGRTATRGISLFDPAGFRSRIAAECDFDPQAAGLTAAQAERADRYAQFALVAAREAVRDSGLDLAAQDPWRLGVCLGSAVGGTTRLERDYVKVSASGSSWDVSPQEAGAHLHRAFQPSALASEVAEDIGAHGPVHTVSTGCTSGLDAVGHAFHAVQEGRADVVVAGAADSPISPITVACFDAIKATSTRNDDPAHASRPFDADRDGFVLGEGSAVLLLEEWEHAKRRGARVLCELRGFATFGNAYHMTGLTTEGLEMSHAIDRALADARIDRTAVDYVNAHGSGTKQNDRHETAAVKRSLGEHSRTVPMSSIKSMVGHSLGAIGAIELAACTLALMHDVVPPTANYQTPDPECDLDYVPRTARQARLRSVLSVGSGFGGFQSAVVLAHAERSAS; the protein is encoded by the coding sequence GTGAACGGCCGGGACGGGCGAGGGCCCGGCCCGGAGGGAGGCCGCCGGGTCGCCGTCACCGGCCTCGGGGTGGTCGCTCCGGGCGGCATCGGCGTGCCGGCCTTCTGGGACATGCTGACGGCCGGCCGTACCGCCACCCGCGGCATCAGCCTCTTCGACCCGGCCGGGTTCCGCTCCCGGATCGCCGCCGAGTGCGACTTCGACCCGCAGGCCGCCGGGCTCACCGCCGCGCAGGCCGAACGTGCCGACCGCTACGCCCAGTTCGCGCTGGTCGCGGCGCGCGAGGCGGTCCGCGACAGCGGGCTCGACCTCGCCGCACAGGACCCGTGGCGGCTCGGGGTGTGCCTGGGCTCGGCGGTCGGCGGCACCACCCGGCTGGAGCGCGACTACGTCAAGGTCAGCGCGTCCGGCAGCAGTTGGGACGTCTCCCCGCAGGAGGCCGGCGCGCACCTGCACCGGGCGTTCCAACCCAGCGCGCTGGCCTCCGAAGTGGCCGAGGACATCGGCGCGCACGGACCGGTGCACACCGTCTCCACCGGTTGCACCTCCGGCCTGGACGCGGTCGGCCACGCCTTCCACGCCGTGCAGGAGGGCAGGGCGGACGTCGTGGTGGCCGGGGCGGCGGACTCGCCGATCTCGCCGATCACGGTGGCCTGCTTCGACGCGATCAAGGCCACCTCGACCCGCAACGACGACCCGGCGCACGCCTCCCGGCCGTTCGACGCCGACCGGGACGGGTTCGTGCTCGGCGAGGGTTCGGCGGTGCTGCTGCTGGAGGAGTGGGAGCACGCGAAGCGGCGCGGCGCCCGCGTGCTGTGCGAGCTGCGCGGCTTCGCGACGTTCGGCAACGCCTACCACATGACCGGGCTGACCACCGAGGGGCTGGAGATGTCCCACGCGATCGACCGGGCGCTGGCCGACGCGCGGATCGACCGCACCGCGGTCGACTACGTCAACGCGCACGGCTCGGGCACCAAGCAGAACGACCGGCACGAGACCGCCGCGGTCAAGCGCTCGCTGGGCGAGCACTCCCGCACGGTGCCGATGAGCTCGATCAAGTCCATGGTCGGGCACTCGCTCGGCGCCATCGGCGCGATCGAACTCGCCGCGTGCACGCTCGCGTTGATGCACGACGTGGTACCGCCGACCGCCAACTACCAGACCCCGGACCCGGAGTGCGACCTGGACTACGTGCCGCGCACCGCACGGCAGGCGCGGCTGCGGTCGGTGCTGTCGGTGGGCAGCG